The sequence CAAAAAAGGAACAGAACCTTACTACATGCAAGATACTATTCATCTTGGCTGGCGAGGTTGGGTTGATTTAGATACTAAAATAAAACCTTTCCTAGAAGATAAAAAAACGAATACACCTCACTATAAAATTGATTCCTATTTTATGAGCAAAGAATGGCAACAAAAAAAATAAACAAGAAACCGTAGACTTAAGTTATTTTGAGTGTGCGGTTTTTTCTCTTTTATGAAATAAATACTATAAAAAGATTGAAAAAATAAAGCATTAGAGGGATAATCAATGTAAGTAGCATTACTATTTACTAAATAGAGGCGAAATATATTTTTAAGATTCTCTTGCTGAGGATGTTAGTGTATAGAAATGGAGTGATTTAAATGAGAAAATTTAAAATGTTGTTAGTAATATCAGTACTATTCAGTTTGATGTTACTAGTAGCTTGTCAAAATGAGACAAATAGTAGCAAAACAAAAGAAACAGAAAGCAGCCAAAAAAAAGTAAGTGATTCATCTACAGAAGATACATCCGATTCTGTTGAAAACACATTAAAAGAAGAAACTGATAGTAGTGAGGCAACAACTGACGATTCTTCAAGTGAGTCAGTAACTAGTTCAGAACCAACTGTTGCTGTAGCAAGTTCAACTTCCACATCTGAAAATAGTGAAGCGGTGGAAACAGAAAGTGAAAAAAGTACGACGGAGCCAATTGCTTCTACTACTGATAAACCAGTGAGTGAATTAAACAACCAAACGGTAGATATTTTAACTGCTTTTCTAGAATATAAAGCGACACAACCTAATACAACAGTTGATTATTCAAATCTGACAATGTCTTATAAAGGTAAAAATGTTCCTTTTACAATAATAATTGGTAAAAATGAGGGGACGATACGTGAAGTTGTGGTAAATAGTGAGGAAGCACACGATACAACACTCGCTAACTATACGATCAAAGATAATACAATTAGTATTAATGTTACTACGCCATCAGGAATAGAAACCGTTCATACTAAAAAGATTCAATAAAAAAAAGACTTAGAGCCAAAAGCTCTAAGTCTTTTTATTTGTTTAGCCAATTATTTTTGCCTTTTAGATGGTAAGTTCTATGTAAGATATCAAGCAAAGTAACCCACTCAGTTTCTTCAGGAATTGAAGACCAATAATAAAACACAGCATTAGTATACCGTTCTTCTAAGTGATTCACTTTGAAATCAGAAATATACAAATCAACACTTTCATCGGGAAACGGTACGAAGGTGATGGCAACTTGACTTGATTTAGAAATGATTTTCTCAAGAAACACATGTTGAGCGTCTGAAATTTTTGAAAGCAGACAAATTTGTATTGGTGGATACATTAATCTGATTGGTTCACGTAACAACATGAAATATTGAATTCTCATTGAATCAGAGATTGCCTTACCGGTTTGTTCTTCAAGGTATTCAAAAAAAGATTCGCAGCTACTATAGATAAGCGGGTGTGATTCTTTAACAGTTTGGATATTTAATTGCATACGCGAATTGTGTTCAGAGCCTTTTAAGTAGACTTCGTGAGCATTGAATGCTGTCAGGTTGATTAAAAGGTAGAAATATTGTGATGCGGTTAATGATTGATTAAAGAAATCATTAAAATGTTTCATAAAGAGTTCCGATTTTCTAGAGAAATCAGAGGAATAACGCTCAATTGGAATATTCACACGTTCAAAATATTCAAGCGGATAGATATTTAATACTGTAGTAACAAAATGTAACACATTTATTTCAGCAGTAATCTGTTCCTCATTAAGACCTGCTTCTCTAAGAATATCTTCAATCCAAATTTTAATATCTTTATTCAGTATAATAATAGATTCAATGAGGGGTATTGGAGATGTACTATCTAAGATATACCCTTGATTAATACGTGAAAGAGTTACGGCAAGATATGTTCTCATTTTTAACAAATGGGCATAAGGCATGTCAGGATGCAATGAATGAATCTTATTTATGAGGTCAGTTAGCACATCAGGTTCAACATTGTGCGCAAAATCTGTCAAAAAATGAAACGCATCTGAGAAAAGACAGTAGTAAAAGTAACGAATTTGATGCTCGTCTCCCAACATTCGCTCACTTTTTGTAAGATCAATGGTGATGTCGAAATCTTGTAACAACTCTTTGAGCCTGTTTAACTTACGATACATTGTGGCTTTTGTTAAAAAATTATCCTCGGTAAATGTCTGTAAACTATCAAACTCATCATTAAATATCTCTAAACAGAACTCAAATTGAACATTATTCACCAGGTAATGCGTGACAAAATAATCGATTGAGAAGAGTGTTGATAACTCTAAATGAATATTTGCAGCAGTATAGGTAAAGTTCAAATAATCTGACCAATTATTAGCTACAATATCATCTTGGAGCGTGTCGAGATTTTTAATTAGTGTTCGTCGACTCCATTCTAAATCCTCCATCATTTTTTGAAAAGAAATATCATCAGTCATTCTTTTTTTAGAAAAATAACGGAGACACTGTAAACTATAATCCTCTTGTTTATCCAGTAATTTATGCATGTTGTATGAGCTCCTTTCATGCTATATGATAACTCTTTACCCTTTATAAGGCGTTCCAATACTTGCAAGCCCAGTAACTTTTTATGAACTTTCCGTATATTTGTTTCTACTGTATATTTAATATTATAACAAACAGTTACTTTTCATGTTTGGAAAAAATATTAATTGTAAAATATTACAAACTAAAAATATTTTTAAAAAAAGTAACGAGTTAAGATAGAAATAATAAATGGGGGCTAATTATTAAGACGTTGCCCTTAAGCATATATGTTAGACGAGATTATTGCTATCGAATTTATACAGACAGTTACCATTAAAAGAAAAACTGGAGGGATAGGATGAAACAAGTAATTAAAGTTATCGCAATGTTGACCGTAATATTTAGTGGTCAGACAATTATTGCATCGGCGAACGAAGGTCCCAAATATACAGTAACCCCGATTTTACCACGTAACCAAGTTATTGATGTAAAAGATCAATTTGATTTACAGGTATCACCAAATGAAAAGAAAACAATCGAAGTACTTGTAACAAACAACAGTGACGAAAAAATACATATAAAGGCAACAGCCGTTACAGGCATTACAAATAGCAATGGCATCATTGATTACACAGCAGATAAAGTAGCAGCGGATGAAACATTTAAAGATATTGCTACATTAAAAGAAAAACAAGTAATTCCCCCACGATCAAATGAAAAAATCCAAATAACATACACAGTACCGAAAAAAGGTATTAACGGTTTGATACTAGGTGGAATTAAAGTAGAAGAAGAAGCGATGAAAACAACAAAGCAAACAATTAAAAATAAATATAACTACGTTATTCCAATTAAACTACATACAGAAAAAAACTTCCTCAAGCAACAGTTAATTTCAAAGATATTGCGATTACCCAGAATGGCTTACGCAATACAATCACTACAACATTAGAAAACCCTCAAGGTGCGATTTTACGCAATATAACAATGTCTATCGACATCAAACAAAAAAACTCCAACAAGACATACTACTCAAAAGAAATAAATCAGTTAAAATTTGCACCAAATACAACGTTCGACTATCAATGGCCGATAAATAAGGAATTTGAAGCTGGAAGTTATGAAGCTACATTACATATTAAAGCAGATGGATTTGAAAAAGAATGGAACAAATCATTTGAAATGGAAGCAAAAAAAGTCAAAGATCTCAATAAAAGTACAGTATCACCGACAGATAATAACGCCGACCTACAAATGTATATTCTCATGGGGATTATAGCAGTACTTATTTTGTTGATTATCTTGATTTTAATCAAAGTAAGACGAAGAAAGGCGGATGAAAAATAAATGAAGACACTAATGAAACGATTTACTTCTATAGTATGTATTATCAGTATAGGTGCATCAGTTATACCAGTTAATGCAGCAGAAGTAGATCGAGGTATTAGCGCATCGAAAATACTGGCAGATTCGAAAGACCCTATAATAGAAGCGGAGCCTCAAGCTGAGTTACCTAAAGTACAAACACCTGAAAAAGTCGTACCCAAAGCAAATATAGAAAAAACACGTCCACAAACACGTACTAACTACTCTTATTATTTAGAGGCACGAGAATTAGAAGATTCACTTATCCCAGGTATACGTAATAACATTATTGATGCCATCAAGACGAGTAGTAAAAAGCTAGGTTACCTAAAAGGAAGTACATTAGAAGTTAAGATTCCATATATGGAAACAGTGCCTGAATTTTATTATCCACCAAATAATACAACCCATACGCTTTTCAGGACGCATCGAAATCAGTGATATTAGTTTTAATACAGATGATACGGTAAGTATTGCTTATAAACCGGGAACATTGGATACCTTAGTTTTTACAAAACTTAAAAACGAGCCCTCAAATACAAGTTTAAATCTAACTTATTCAAAAGCACATATCCTTCATACATACAGTAGATTGATTTTTTGGACGAAAGTTGAAGATGAGATTGAAAAAAGAGCAGCGGGATCAATCGGTGCTTATCAGTTGGGGTTTGCTGAAGCAGCTCCTGAGTTAGAAGTAGAAGCTAAAAAAGAGGTAACTCGACTCGTATCAAACAGTGAACATACTTTTAAAGCAGAAGACTACTATACAGTTAAAAAAAGTGCAGGTAAGGTTACTGCTAAGTTTTTAACACAACCCGACACATCAAAAATAGGTACTATGAAGGCAACAATCGAATTAACAGATGAGTATAAACAAACAACGACTATAGAAGTGCCTTTCGAAGTATACGAAGAATTGTCAGCGGATCCTGTCGCACAAGATTTGGTGTTAGGTTCTAAAATAACGACTGACATACTCCATGGTTGGGTGAAAAATGTTACGTCGCTAAGTACTGGTGAAATTTCACCAACAGATTACGAAGTGAAATTAACAGATGAATTCACAACAACCACAATCGGTGATTTTAACGTTAAGGTAAGTGTTTCTAGTAAAGTGTCAAATGATAAAGTGGAGGTTAGTGTTCCAGTCACAGTATCGATGGGAGATGCCATCGAACTTTCTAACACACAGGGAGAAAAAATTGGCGCATTAACTGTTAATGATAATCAACTAAGCTTGGTCAATGTTGATCAAAAAGTGACTGGTATTATTGGAAATGACATTGAAATAGCTGTTTTTGATGGTAATATACAACTGCCAATCTTGAATCAAACAAAGCCAAGCAAACATGCGAAATTAGCTGCGACTGCAAATAAAAGTGAATTTATAAAATTGCCAATTGCAGGAACTATCACGAAAGATACAGTGATAAAGGTAGCGAATAACGGGATGAAAGAAGATACGGAGTTGTTGATTAATTACTATAGTGGGATAAAAGAATGGAAGATGCCTTACAGATTCATCGAGGACCAAGCCATTTATTATCATTATAATGGTGAGCGTTTTGAAGCAGTTGAGGTGGCTCATTTAACCAAAAAAACAGTCGCAATTAAGCGTATGGCAACACATCAAGACCTGGATAAAGTTGGGAATGAGTTTTTCTTAAAACCAATGGATCAGACGATTAAATTCATCAGTTTTAGCGAATACCCAGATACTAGTAAAGTAGGTAAGCAACCAGGGAAAATAATTGTAGAGCAAACATTACCAGCGGGCAATAAAGTTCGATTTGAACATAACGTTGAGGCTGATATTGATACAGGAACAATTTCCTTTGCTGCTGATAAAACAATGATTTTTGATGATATTACATTAACGAATAAAAATATGACAGTGGGCCGTTTAAGTGACGATTGGCAATTAAAAGTAAATGATACACGCGTAGAGACACTTAAAAGCGATTGGCAACTGTATGCTAAAGTGTCCGGAGATAAAACACTGGATCCTTACATGACCTATGTAGATGAATCAAATGGTAAACATTCAATGTTAGAGAATGTTCCGATTTATCAACAGAAACAATCTGTAGAAGCGGCTAATGAAACGATTATAAAATGGGAAGCTAATCAAGGTATTATGCTAGATATTCCTAAAAATAGCGATTTACAAGCCGATGAAAAGTACCAATCCACCATTGAGTGGACCTTGGTTTTAGGAGAGGAATAAACCGATGAAAAAACTTTTTAGCAGTATTACAATTGTTATTTTGCACTTTAGTCTTTTTATACTCCCTGTGCAAGCAACTTCTCTTGGACAGACCGACGTTACAGTTACTGTTGAGGAAGGTCCACTAGCGAAACAAAAAGATAATGGGAATAAATCTCAAAAAATAACCAATGAACATCCATATAGCAACAAAAGTAACGTTCAAAAGTTAGGTTCACAGAAAAATTCACTACCACAAACTGGTGAAGAGAGATGTTTAACATTTGTTTGGGGCAGTATTTTAATAGTAAGTGCAAGTTTATTAATGAAAAATAAAAAACGAAAGAAGGAATAGAAAATGAAATTAGTTAAAATGATCGCAGCAGGTATGATAGTAGGAACAGTTGGAATGTCAGCAATGGGCGTATCAGCAGATGAAATTCGTGACGGACAAACAGAAGCAGAAGTAACAGTAGCAGGTGGAGAATTAACATTCTCAAACGTATTACCAAAAATTGAATTTGCTAAAGTAACATTAGATGGGAAAGACCAAACAGTGCAACAAACAGCAACCAATGAATTGGGCATCAACGATTACCGTGGTGTGACAACAGCATGGGACTTACAAGTAAAAGAGCAAGCAGCAGTAGAAGGTGAAAAAACATTCAGTGATCAGGGAATGATCATCAAATTAAACCCAACATTAAATAATACCGCAGGTACAGCTTTAGACATCACAGATGAAAATAAAACAGTTGCAACAGGTAGCCGTTTTGAAAACACAGTGGGCTTAAACGCATCGTTAGATGTGCCCAAAGATGTAACAGCGGCAACGTATACAACACAATTAGAGTGGACTTTAAAACCCGCAGAATAAAACTAAAAACCCCCCTTTGGAAGAAAATTTCCAAAGGGGGGTTTATGTCTTTTTAGAACTTTAAATTTTATTTACCATAAGCTTTGGTATTAATAAACATCGAGAGAGTAAAGACAATCAAAGCTAATACGAGGGTAAAGATGAAGACATAATGTGCACCGTTAACCATCGCTAGAGTGGCATCAGTTCCGCCAGTAGCTAAGTATGTATTTTTACCGACTGTAAGAAAGACCATTGTGAGAGCGATTGAAATCGCACCAGCAATTTGTTGAAGCGTGTTCATAATCGCTGTTCCATCAGGAGCAACTTCATGAGGTAACTGATTTAATGCATTAGTCTGAGCAGGAGACATTGTTAAAGGGACACCAATCATGAATAAAATAGTGGCTGTAATAATGTAACCAACTGAACTATCTTTTGTTGATAAAACTAACATTGTCATTGCGAGTACAGAAATAGTAGCACCAATTTTCACCAGCCATTTGGCTCCAAAACTATCAAATAAGCGTCCAGCAATTGCTGAGAAAACTCCGTTTGCTAGTCCACTTGGTAATAAGTAGAGACCAACTGCTGCAGCTGGTAACAAAAGTCCATCGAGGAAGTAGAGTGGCAATACGAGCATAACGCCCATAATCATTCCGAACGAAAGGACAATCATCAAAACACCTAATGAAAACATGCGATATTTGAAAACGCGCAAGTTAAGAATAGGAACTTCCATTGTTAATTGACGGTGAGTGAAGAAGGCTAATGAAATAATACCGATAGCCAACGTTACAACAACTTCTAAGCTTCCCCAGCCCTTGTCGCCAGCTGAACTGAAGCCGAAGACCACGCTACCAAAACCAACAATGGATAAGAGTACTGATAATATATCGATTTTAGGACGTGTAACAGTTGTGATGTTTTTCATGTAAAGTGCTGAAACGATAAATGCAATCACTAGAAAAGGCAGCATGACAATAAAAATCCAGCGCCATGATAAACTTGAAAGTAAAAAACCAGAAATAGTAGGCCCGATAACAGGAGCAAAACTAATTACTAAGCCAACAAATCCCATTGCTGTTCCACGTTTTTCAGGTGGATAAATAATTAAAATGGTATTGAAGATAAGCGGGATTAGAATCCCAGTTGCAATCCCTTGAACGACACGTCCGATAAGTAAAACTGAAAAATAAGGTGCACTTGCACAGATTATTGTCCCAGTAATAAAGATAAGGATAGAAGATAGTAAGATTTTTCTTGTTGAAACCCAACGAAGGAGTAGTCCAGATAATGGGGCTAAAATACCGATTACTAAGATATAACTAGTGCTTAGCCACTGTACCTTTCCAGGAGTGATTGAAAAGTCTTTCATGAGTTGACTTAATGCGATGTTCAGGGCAGTTTCTCCAAATAAACCAATGAATCCTGCCATCAATAAACCAATCAGAATTTGTGTTTGCTTAATGTCTTGTGTTTTATTAAGTGTTTGTTCCAAATTGTCGCCTCTTTTCTTACCGTACTAATATTTAGTATCGATTTTTGAATTATTTTAAATTAAGTACAAGATTTATTCTATATCAGAATCCTGATTGTGTATAGCGAGAAGATTACTGAATTGAAAAATAGCATTAGGCATAAGTATCTCTTTTATAAATAAACATCAAAAACACAAATAATAGGCTAATATTACTATTAAAACAACAATCAATTAAATAAAATAGCGGTATGAAAATTAAAATAATCACTAATTAACTAAAGAGGAAACAGCAACGAAAAATAATCATAAAGCAAGGCGATATACCTTAGCTTATACCAAAAGGATTATTTTTTAACTGCCTAATACACTAATGATAAGCGGGAGAAATAATCGTAAAAGGAAGTTGCTAATGGACCAACGCTTATTTGACGAAAGGATTAATTTGAAAAATAGTTGGGTAACCCTTTCGAGGAATGTTACCGTTTATTAGCTTACTACTGATTTAGACATAAAGTCATATATTTTGTGTGTATAAAGTTGGTGAAATTAGGGGTGAGTTCCGTTGGGATATGTTAGAATATAAGTAATACCTCACTAAAGACAGAAGGGTTGGATGATAAGGATGAGAGCATTCATCATCAAATTAATATTAGGTTTAATACTCGTAGGTGGAGCAACCTATGCTGCTTATTATTACACACAGGAATCACATGGTGATTTTAACGAAGAAACTGCAAAAAAAGTCAGGACAGTTGTTGATAAACGTGGTTATGTTGATAATACAGTGTCTGTTAAAGAGCTACGTAAAGATGTTGACAAAGTATCAGAAGATGTATTGCGTGGGGAGTTAGAAGCACGCTTGCCAGATATTGAAGATCGTCAAAAAGCAGATCGGATGACGCGTCGGTTAATTAAAAAAGGTGTTGTAACGGATGTAGCTTCACAGGAACGCATTCAAGCAGCCATCAATGCGATGGATGTTTTTCCAGACTCAGAATGGAAAGAAAAGCGATTGATGAGTTTGGCTGATGCTAGTCAACAGTTATCAGATAGCTATACACTTAGACGTAATATGGACGTTTGGTTAACAGGTGAGAACAAAAACAAAGAAATACCGTCTGAAACGTTTGAAAAATATCGTTTAGGAATTAGAAAATTGAAGAATGAAAAAACATATAATGAATTAACTGAAAAGCTAGGTCAATTACAAGATAGAATAAAAAAATAACAGCAGGGTGTAACGATATATAGTTAAGAGAGGGGAAATTAAAAGTGAAAAAAAGACAAGGGACTATCTTTTTAATAACATTTATATTTTTTCTAAGTCTCATGCCAACAACTTTTTCTAAAGCATCAGAATTGAATTTCTCGGTTAATGCAGTAATCCCCGACAATCAAATTGATAAAGAAAAATCATATTTTGATTTAAAAGTGACACCTGGAGAAAAGCAGAAGTTGATAGTTAAACTTCGTAATACAACTGATAAAGAGATTGTCATTAATCCACACATTCAATCTGCTAAAACAAATAAAAATGGTGTGATTGACTATACACCTAATAAGATAAAAAAAGATGATACATTAAAAATAGCAATGGAAGATATTGCTAAAGTTCCAAAAGAAGTTACAGTACCTCCACAATCAGAAAAAGATTTAACAATCGAAGTTACGATGCCAAAGGATAAATTTGATGGTATTATTTTAGGTGGTATCTATCTTAAAGAAGATACGAGTAAAAATAAAGAAGATGATAAAGAGAAGGATGTAGCAATTAAAAATGAATACTCATATGTAGTAGCTCTTCAAATGCGTCAAAATAATAATAAAGTAAAACCAATGTTACATATGAATGAAGTGAACCCGGAAACACAAAATGCTCGCAATGTTATCGTAGCTAATATTCAAAATAGTGAGCCGATGATTATCAGTAAACTTAAAATTGATGCGACTGTTAACAAAAAAGGGAGTAAGGATAACTTAGCTATCTTGAAAAAAGAAAATTTGCAAGTGGCACCGAATTCTAATTTTAATATAGCAGTGCCTTTGGAAGGTGAAAAATTAGAGGCAGGAACCTATATACTCAACATGAAAGCAGAGTCAGCAGGAAAAGAATGGCAATTCAAAAAAGAATTTAGTATTTCGGCTGATAAAGCCACAACGATGAATGAAAAAGATGTTACGTTAGAAAAAGAAACACCTACCATGCTTTATATTTTTCTAGGTGTTGCCTTCTTAATAGTTATTGCTGTAGTAATATATTTCATAATACGCCGTAATAAACGAAAATAATAGTTTACAAGTGGGTTATTTAGAGTGCTAAAAATATAAAAGCAGGTAAAAACAATTGTTTTTACCTGCTTTTTTTTGAGTGTTATTGAGCAGTGTAACCACCATCAACTAATAGTGTCGTACCAGTCACAAAAGAAGAGTCGTCACTTGCTAAGAATAAAACAGCTTTCGCAACTTCTTCTGGTGTACCTAAACGTCCCATGGGATGCAAAGCAACAAGTGCCTCTGTAATAGCAGCGTCACGGCCTTTAATAAGGGGCGTATCGATATAACCAGGACAGACCGCATTGACACGGATATTTTTATCAGCATAGTCTAAGGCTAGGCTTTGTGTTAATAATTTCACACCACCTTTAGCCGAAGCATAGGCAGTGACCCCTTTTTTACCAGCAAAGCTGTGGATTGATCCACAATTAACGATAACACCGCCAAGAGGTTGGTTCAGCATTTGGGTAATGACAAATTTATTGAATAAAAAGACCCCTGTTAAATTGATGTCAATTGTATGTTTCCAAGTGTCTACTCCAAGCTCTGTAATCGGTGCATCCGCTGCGATGCCAGCATTTGCATAGAGAATATCAATGGCACCAAAATGGTTAACACATTCAGCAACCATTTTTTCAACTTGCTCAGCATCACTCACATCGGTTTTTATGAAACTTACACGATGACCTTCCGCTTTAAGTTCAGCAGAGATGTCTGTGCCACGATCAGAAAAGTCAGCAATGATAACGGTAGCGCCTTCTGCCGCAAAAAGTCTAACAGTTGCTTCACCGATACCACTTGCACCACCTGTGACGATTGCGACTTTATTTAATAATTTCATCATAAAACCTCCTACTGCTATATTTGATAACATAATCATTGTAACAGTGAATAGGTTCTAGTAAAATGCACTTATAATGAAGTTACCTTAAGTAAAACTGAAGGAGGAAAATATGAACTTACAACAGTTTGAATATGTTCTGGCTGTCTCACATACAGGTTCATTAACGCATGCTAGTCGCGAAGCTAATATTACGTTATCCGCCATTAGTCAATCAATTAATGCCTTGGAAAAAGAATTAGGTGTTTTGATTTTCCACCGTTCTAAAAATGGCTGTGTTCCAACCCGTGAAGGACATATCATCATTCAATATGCGAAAGAAATCACGAAAACAGTCGGAAAGATGAAAACAGAACTCGCATTATCCGCTGATACGATTTCAGGAATGATTCATCTTAGTACAATACCAACATCAATGCATCTATTGATACAAATTGCTTCACGATTCAAACAAAAATACCCAGAGGTTTCTTTGCAAATCGATGAAAATAGTTCAAAAGAAATTATCGCCGGCATTCAAGATGACACACTCGATTTAGGGATTATCATTCTGTATGATGACCTATTACCAGAGTTAAAAGAGATGGTTATTGAAGAGTTGCAAGTATCACAAATGGTTGCTGTTATACCTAAAGGAACACGGTATGCAAATGTGGAAAAAATAAAGCCGGAAGAATTGATGAGTTATCAATTAGTGCTCTACCGTGATGATTTTATTATGTGGTACTTAGAAGCAGTTTTAGGAAGTTATGGTTCACCAAAATTAATGTTCAGTTCAAATAACACAAATGCAATTACGAATGCATTGAGTGAAGGTGCAGCAACGTTTGGTGTTGATTATTCTTTTTTTGAATCAGCTAAGAAAAACACACATCAATTTTCCTATATTCCAATTGATATTCCAAAAGGAGAAGCTAAAATTGTGATGATTTATAAAAAAGGAATGATTGAAATACCTGCTCTAAAAACTTTTAAAGAGCAATTAAAAGGGCATTTTCCGATTGGAGAGTACTCAGGATTATAAAAAATATAGCCGAAGTAGCTATTTTTATCTGTAAAAGCAAGTATATATCCTTTAATAATAAGCGAGGGACAAAAATGAAGTTTAGCGTTACATTATAAGTGCAATCGAATCCAACATTTAAACGTTGGAAATATAATGTGACTGGGGTTTTAAAAATGGAGCGATTAAAAAATAAAGTAGCAATTATTACAGGTGGAGCATCAGGAATGGGCGCTGCGATGGCACAACTTTTTAGCGATGAAGGTGCAATTGTGATTGCAGCTGATATCAACACCACCAATTTTAAGACGATTGAAGAAATACATAATGTTCATGCGATGAAATTAGACGTTTCTTCTGATGAAAGTTGGAAAGAGGTCGCGAATAAAACACTTTCAGAGTATGGCCGTATCGATATACTCATTAACAATGCAGGTATTTCTTCACAAAAAAGTTCTGCAGATATAACTGAACAGGATTGGACATTGATGCATAAAATTAATGCTTTTGGTCCTTTTTTAGGAATGCGTAACATTGCGGAGAAGATGAAACTGGAAAATAAAGGGGCGATTGTAAATATTTCTTCATACACGGCGATTATTGGTTCAGGTTTTAATCAATATTCAGCATCAAAAGGTTCAGTGCGTGCGATTTCTCGTGCTGCTGCCGTTGAGTTTGCTAGCTCACATATTCGCGTTAATACGATTTTCCCAGGTACGATTGAAACACCAATGACCGCTAACTTGGGCCAATATAAAGAAGCGATGGAACAATTGGTTAATGCGACACCACTGAAACGTTTAGGGACTGCAAGCGAAGTTGCAAATGCCGCCTTATTTTTAGCGTCAGATGAAGCATCGTATATTACAGGAGCGGAATTAGT comes from Brochothrix thermosphacta DSM 20171 = FSL F6-1036 and encodes:
- a CDS encoding helix-turn-helix domain-containing protein, giving the protein MHKLLDKQEDYSLQCLRYFSKKRMTDDISFQKMMEDLEWSRRTLIKNLDTLQDDIVANNWSDYLNFTYTAANIHLELSTLFSIDYFVTHYLVNNVQFEFCLEIFNDEFDSLQTFTEDNFLTKATMYRKLNRLKELLQDFDITIDLTKSERMLGDEHQIRYFYYCLFSDAFHFLTDFAHNVEPDVLTDLINKIHSLHPDMPYAHLLKMRTYLAVTLSRINQGYILDSTSPIPLIESIIILNKDIKIWIEDILREAGLNEEQITAEINVLHFVTTVLNIYPLEYFERVNIPIERYSSDFSRKSELFMKHFNDFFNQSLTASQYFYLLINLTAFNAHEVYLKGSEHNSRMQLNIQTVKESHPLIYSSCESFFEYLEEQTGKAISDSMRIQYFMLLREPIRLMYPPIQICLLSKISDAQHVFLEKIISKSSQVAITFVPFPDESVDLYISDFKVNHLEERYTNAVFYYWSSIPEETEWVTLLDILHRTYHLKGKNNWLNK
- a CDS encoding DUF916 domain-containing protein, producing the protein MKQVIKVIAMLTVIFSGQTIIASANEGPKYTVTPILPRNQVIDVKDQFDLQVSPNEKKTIEVLVTNNSDEKIHIKATAVTGITNSNGIIDYTADKVAADETFKDIATLKEKQVIPPRSNEKIQITYTVPKKGINGLILGGIKVEEEAMKTTKQTIKNKYNYVIPIKLHTEKNFLKQQLISKILRLPRMAYAIQSLQH
- a CDS encoding WxL protein host-binding domain-containing protein — translated: MTQNGLRNTITTTLENPQGAILRNITMSIDIKQKNSNKTYYSKEINQLKFAPNTTFDYQWPINKEFEAGSYEATLHIKADGFEKEWNKSFEMEAKKVKDLNKSTVSPTDNNADLQMYILMGIIAVLILLIILILIKVRRRKADEK
- a CDS encoding LPXTG cell wall anchor domain-containing protein; the encoded protein is MKKLFSSITIVILHFSLFILPVQATSLGQTDVTVTVEEGPLAKQKDNGNKSQKITNEHPYSNKSNVQKLGSQKNSLPQTGEERCLTFVWGSILIVSASLLMKNKKRKKE
- a CDS encoding MDR family MFS transporter produces the protein MEQTLNKTQDIKQTQILIGLLMAGFIGLFGETALNIALSQLMKDFSITPGKVQWLSTSYILVIGILAPLSGLLLRWVSTRKILLSSILIFITGTIICASAPYFSVLLIGRVVQGIATGILIPLIFNTILIIYPPEKRGTAMGFVGLVISFAPVIGPTISGFLLSSLSWRWIFIVMLPFLVIAFIVSALYMKNITTVTRPKIDILSVLLSIVGFGSVVFGFSSAGDKGWGSLEVVVTLAIGIISLAFFTHRQLTMEVPILNLRVFKYRMFSLGVLMIVLSFGMIMGVMLVLPLYFLDGLLLPAAAVGLYLLPSGLANGVFSAIAGRLFDSFGAKWLVKIGATISVLAMTMLVLSTKDSSVGYIITATILFMIGVPLTMSPAQTNALNQLPHEVAPDGTAIMNTLQQIAGAISIALTMVFLTVGKNTYLATGGTDATLAMVNGAHYVFIFTLVLALIVFTLSMFINTKAYGK
- a CDS encoding DUF916 and DUF3324 domain-containing protein; the protein is MKKRQGTIFLITFIFFLSLMPTTFSKASELNFSVNAVIPDNQIDKEKSYFDLKVTPGEKQKLIVKLRNTTDKEIVINPHIQSAKTNKNGVIDYTPNKIKKDDTLKIAMEDIAKVPKEVTVPPQSEKDLTIEVTMPKDKFDGIILGGIYLKEDTSKNKEDDKEKDVAIKNEYSYVVALQMRQNNNKVKPMLHMNEVNPETQNARNVIVANIQNSEPMIISKLKIDATVNKKGSKDNLAILKKENLQVAPNSNFNIAVPLEGEKLEAGTYILNMKAESAGKEWQFKKEFSISADKATTMNEKDVTLEKETPTMLYIFLGVAFLIVIAVVIYFIIRRNKRK
- a CDS encoding SDR family NAD(P)-dependent oxidoreductase — its product is MKLLNKVAIVTGGASGIGEATVRLFAAEGATVIIADFSDRGTDISAELKAEGHRVSFIKTDVSDAEQVEKMVAECVNHFGAIDILYANAGIAADAPITELGVDTWKHTIDINLTGVFLFNKFVITQMLNQPLGGVIVNCGSIHSFAGKKGVTAYASAKGGVKLLTQSLALDYADKNIRVNAVCPGYIDTPLIKGRDAAITEALVALHPMGRLGTPEEVAKAVLFLASDDSSFVTGTTLLVDGGYTAQ